Proteins from one Bacteroides mediterraneensis genomic window:
- the rfbA gene encoding glucose-1-phosphate thymidylyltransferase RfbA, giving the protein MKGIVLAGGSGTRLYPITKGVSKQMLPVFDKPMIYYPISVLMLAGIREILIISTPYDLPGFRRLLGDGSNFGVRFEYAEQPSPDGLAQAFIIGEKFIGNDSACLVLGDNIFHGNGLSAMLREAVRTAEEDKKATVFGYWVSDPERYGVADFDKDGNCLSIEEKPQHPKSNYAVVGLYFYPNKVVEVAKNIKPSARGELEITTVNQRFLEDGELKVQTLGRGFAWLDTGTHDSLAEASTYIEVIEKRQGLKVACLEGIAFRKGWITADKLREEAQPMLKNQYGQYLLKVIDEVERTGKENLD; this is encoded by the coding sequence ATGAAAGGAATTGTATTAGCCGGCGGCAGCGGCACACGCCTCTACCCCATCACCAAGGGAGTGAGCAAACAGATGCTCCCCGTATTTGATAAACCGATGATTTACTACCCCATCTCGGTACTGATGCTGGCAGGCATCCGTGAGATTCTGATTATCTCTACGCCCTACGACTTGCCGGGATTCCGCCGCTTGCTGGGTGACGGCAGTAATTTCGGCGTGCGTTTTGAATATGCTGAACAGCCTTCACCCGACGGACTGGCTCAGGCTTTCATCATCGGGGAAAAGTTTATCGGCAATGATTCTGCCTGCCTAGTATTGGGCGATAACATCTTCCACGGAAATGGTCTGAGTGCCATGTTGCGCGAAGCGGTTCGCACCGCAGAAGAAGACAAGAAAGCCACGGTATTTGGCTACTGGGTAAGTGACCCCGAACGCTACGGTGTGGCAGACTTCGACAAGGATGGTAACTGCCTTTCCATTGAGGAAAAACCGCAGCATCCGAAATCAAACTACGCGGTGGTAGGTCTGTATTTCTACCCGAACAAGGTGGTTGAGGTAGCCAAGAATATCAAACCATCTGCGCGCGGAGAACTGGAAATCACCACGGTGAACCAGCGGTTCCTGGAAGACGGAGAACTGAAAGTACAGACTTTGGGACGTGGTTTTGCTTGGCTAGATACAGGTACGCACGACTCACTGGCAGAGGCTTCTACTTACATTGAAGTGATAGAAAAACGCCAGGGGCTGAAAGTGGCTTGTCTGGAAGGTATCGCTTTCCGCAAGGGATGGATTACAGCAGACAAACTGCGCGAAGAAGCACAGCCGATGTTGAAGAACCAGTACGGACAATACTTGCTGAAAGTGATTGACGAAGTGGAACGGACGGGGAAAGAAAACCTAGACTAA
- a CDS encoding acyltransferase family protein, with the protein MTSPKKYFYEINIAKGIGMLLVIIGHAFPDAEKEFYLVGGRDSFASFIENLIYSFHMPLFMLCSGFLFLPKLTKEINIRVEISKRFQRLMIPYFFYSIIVYILKIFFNQYANHPIQIQDIWKILICESPSGGVWFLWTLFVITLFCVIMKRIGIIYISIISILIYIAPYPEKWMEFKAIQHFSQFLLWFIVGGLLAKYYDAVKYLLQNKYIYISSFILLIIFQFFSSNKEILNISFDAITTLSGIIASLGFSYLIVSFSKENKLYQIFDTIGKYSMEIFLLSYYIQVPLRVLYINFGVLNYVPYFIFVIISTIAGIIIPIIIAQKWIYRSKILSKLLLGK; encoded by the coding sequence ATGACATCACCTAAAAAATATTTTTATGAAATAAATATAGCAAAAGGGATTGGCATGTTACTTGTTATCATAGGCCATGCTTTTCCTGATGCTGAAAAAGAATTTTATCTTGTAGGAGGGAGAGACTCATTTGCTTCTTTTATAGAAAATCTTATTTATTCTTTCCACATGCCTCTTTTTATGCTATGCTCAGGTTTTCTTTTCCTCCCTAAATTAACAAAGGAGATAAATATTAGAGTAGAAATATCAAAAAGATTTCAACGCTTAATGATTCCATATTTCTTTTACTCCATCATTGTTTATATCCTTAAAATTTTTTTTAATCAATATGCAAATCACCCTATCCAAATACAAGATATTTGGAAAATTCTCATTTGTGAAAGTCCAAGTGGGGGAGTGTGGTTTTTATGGACACTATTCGTAATAACCTTATTTTGTGTTATTATGAAACGAATAGGAATAATATATATCAGCATCATAAGTATATTAATATATATAGCTCCATATCCAGAAAAATGGATGGAATTCAAAGCTATACAACATTTTTCACAATTTTTATTGTGGTTTATTGTAGGAGGGTTATTAGCAAAATACTATGACGCCGTTAAATATCTCTTACAAAACAAATACATATATATAAGTTCATTCATTCTACTAATAATATTCCAATTCTTTTCATCAAATAAAGAAATCTTAAATATATCTTTTGATGCAATAACTACCCTTTCGGGAATTATTGCAAGTCTAGGATTTTCTTATCTAATAGTTTCTTTTTCAAAAGAGAATAAATTATATCAAATATTTGATACTATTGGGAAATACAGTATGGAAATATTCCTTCTTAGCTATTATATTCAGGTACCTCTTCGAGTCTTATATATAAACTTTGGAGTTTTAAACTATGTTCCGTATTTCATTTTTGTCATTATAAGTACTATTGCAGGTATTATTATCCCTATTATTATAGCACAAAAATGGATTTATAGAAGTAAAATATTAAGTAAATTACTTTTAGGTAAATAA
- a CDS encoding DapH/DapD/GlmU-related protein, whose product MTHFNRNLVQKLFIGIAKALNFIYRAIDRSLMYLQKPRFRRIGHNVTFYPLSSYFIYENIEIGNDVQINHGANFETWIAKLYIGNKVLFGPNVTIRGGIHPYYKVGQFIFDIPESEKNPEDDKDVHIEDDVWIGCNVTILKGVTIGRGAIVAAGAVVTKSVSPYTIVGGVPAKKLKNRFASIEETIEHDSKLFSNNRINDCDLISEYNKIVK is encoded by the coding sequence ATGACACATTTTAATCGCAACCTTGTACAAAAACTTTTTATTGGGATTGCAAAAGCACTTAATTTTATATATCGAGCTATCGATAGGTCACTAATGTATCTTCAGAAACCAAGATTTAGGCGAATTGGACATAACGTTACCTTTTACCCATTGTCTTCATATTTTATATATGAAAATATTGAAATAGGTAATGACGTACAGATAAATCATGGTGCTAACTTTGAAACATGGATAGCAAAATTGTATATAGGAAATAAAGTCCTATTTGGCCCTAATGTAACTATCCGCGGAGGAATCCATCCTTACTATAAAGTAGGTCAGTTCATTTTTGATATTCCTGAATCTGAAAAAAATCCAGAAGATGATAAAGATGTTCATATTGAAGATGACGTTTGGATTGGATGTAATGTCACTATTTTGAAAGGAGTCACTATTGGTCGAGGAGCAATAGTTGCAGCAGGTGCAGTTGTAACCAAATCAGTTTCACCATACACCATTGTCGGTGGTGTTCCTGCAAAGAAACTAAAAAACCGATTTGCTTCAATCGAAGAAACTATTGAGCATGACAGTAAATTATTTTCTAATAACAGAATAAACGATTGTGACTTAATTTCTGAATATAACAAGATCGTAAAATGA
- a CDS encoding glycosyltransferase family 4 protein — translation MKIVLVNYRYFFSGGPERYMFNIKQLLEERGHEVIPFSVKHNRNEKTPYEKYFLSPIGSGDEVYFSDVQKSRKNLRDMWKGFSRITYSFEAKKCFKKLLKDVRPDIVYVLYFQSKISCSVIQAAYEMHIPIVQRISDYSLLCPCGMYFRQSTCSICELCTQKSKWNAVKNKCVYNSALYSFIKALAIKVQDFVGIRRKISKFVFPSTFTMSKFIENGFDRNKLVHIPTLFNDTTLRSDLEIQYKPFALFIGRTDPDKGLKTLLKAFIGTDYNLKVIGFSSVTGYQDKLKKYLQGKKHNIEFLGKKNFCEIQEYLSKCLFTIIPSEWYDNLPNTLLESYAMRKCVVATDIGSLTENVEENKTGLLFKYKDVEDLKSKIEYLFRYPEKAEEFGKNARTLIDTKFSINSHVDSLLNLFNDVLNYNKKTEVRLPHNH, via the coding sequence ATGAAAATCGTATTAGTAAATTATAGATATTTTTTCTCTGGTGGTCCTGAACGTTACATGTTCAACATCAAGCAACTACTTGAGGAACGTGGTCACGAAGTGATACCGTTCAGTGTTAAGCACAATAGAAATGAGAAGACCCCTTACGAGAAATACTTTCTGTCCCCGATAGGAAGCGGTGACGAAGTGTACTTCAGCGATGTGCAGAAAAGCAGGAAGAATTTAAGAGACATGTGGAAAGGTTTTAGCCGCATAACATATTCTTTCGAGGCAAAAAAATGTTTCAAGAAACTTCTGAAAGATGTCAGACCAGATATTGTATACGTGCTGTATTTTCAATCAAAAATATCATGCAGCGTGATACAGGCCGCTTATGAGATGCACATACCAATAGTACAACGCATTTCCGACTACTCTTTGTTGTGTCCTTGTGGCATGTATTTTAGACAAAGTACGTGCAGTATATGTGAGCTATGTACGCAAAAATCGAAATGGAATGCGGTGAAAAACAAGTGTGTCTACAACTCTGCGCTATATTCGTTTATAAAAGCTCTGGCAATAAAGGTACAAGACTTTGTGGGCATACGCAGAAAGATTAGCAAATTTGTGTTTCCATCTACCTTCACAATGTCCAAATTCATAGAAAACGGATTTGACCGCAACAAGCTTGTACACATCCCCACACTGTTCAACGACACCACGCTACGTTCCGACTTGGAAATACAATATAAACCTTTCGCACTGTTCATCGGAAGGACTGACCCTGACAAAGGGTTGAAGACTTTGCTGAAGGCATTTATCGGAACTGACTACAATCTGAAAGTCATAGGCTTCTCAAGTGTGACAGGTTATCAAGACAAACTGAAAAAATACCTGCAGGGCAAAAAGCACAACATTGAATTTCTTGGGAAAAAGAACTTCTGTGAGATACAAGAATATCTAAGCAAATGTCTGTTTACAATTATACCGTCAGAATGGTACGACAATCTACCAAACACTCTACTTGAAAGCTACGCAATGCGAAAATGTGTAGTTGCAACAGACATCGGAAGCCTGACTGAAAATGTAGAGGAAAACAAGACGGGGTTGCTATTCAAGTACAAGGACGTTGAAGATCTGAAGTCAAAAATAGAATATCTTTTCAGATATCCAGAAAAGGCTGAGGAATTTGGCAAAAATGCTAGAACCTTGATTGATACCAAATTCAGCATCAATAGTCATGTGGATTCATTGCTAAATCTCTTCAACGACGTGTTGAATTATAACAAAAAAACTGAGGTACGCTTACCTCATAATCACTGA
- a CDS encoding DUF1972 domain-containing protein, translating to MKIAFISTRGIPNNYGGFEQFAEYISVGLAQRGHEIVVYSPHFHPYKENNYKGVRIKHIYSPETWMGSSVGSFFYDFFSLKDALKNEKFDIIYEAGYTSIVPAYIWFNVKNIKSPIFTTNMDGLEYKRTKFNKWVQKFVFWEERMTVKHSHYLIADNMGIHDYYKEKYGKESKFLAYGADIHNNYNEGFLKDFGLEANNYYLLVARLEPENNITMAIEGYLASKENGKRPLIIVGKTNTPHGKELVAKYGHEKSIHFVGGIYDFNKLNSIRHFSYAYFHGHSVGGTNPSLLEAMASDCFIIANDNIFNKAVLGANALYYPNETTITNLLNNIDTLTQTHKKTFIEKNLEVIRKEYSWEKLVDEHEKYFFELLKNQ from the coding sequence ATGAAGATAGCATTTATCAGCACTCGAGGTATCCCCAATAACTATGGAGGCTTCGAACAATTTGCAGAATATATATCAGTAGGATTAGCCCAACGTGGTCATGAGATTGTTGTCTATTCCCCTCATTTCCATCCCTACAAGGAAAACAATTATAAAGGAGTACGTATCAAACACATTTACAGCCCTGAAACATGGATGGGAAGTTCTGTTGGTAGTTTTTTCTATGATTTTTTCTCACTGAAAGATGCATTGAAAAATGAAAAATTTGATATTATCTACGAGGCTGGATATACAAGTATTGTACCAGCATACATCTGGTTCAATGTAAAAAATATAAAATCCCCTATCTTTACGACCAATATGGATGGACTGGAATACAAACGTACGAAATTCAACAAATGGGTACAGAAATTTGTATTTTGGGAAGAACGGATGACTGTAAAACATAGCCATTATCTGATAGCTGACAACATGGGGATTCATGACTATTATAAGGAAAAGTATGGAAAGGAAAGTAAGTTCTTAGCATACGGAGCAGATATTCATAATAACTATAATGAAGGATTCTTAAAAGATTTTGGTTTAGAAGCAAACAACTACTATTTACTTGTTGCCAGATTGGAACCAGAAAACAATATCACAATGGCAATAGAAGGTTACCTTGCTTCTAAAGAAAATGGGAAACGCCCACTCATTATTGTAGGAAAGACTAACACACCACACGGAAAAGAATTGGTTGCAAAATATGGACATGAAAAATCCATACACTTTGTTGGAGGAATTTATGATTTTAATAAACTAAATTCTATCCGTCATTTCTCTTATGCCTATTTCCATGGACATAGTGTAGGAGGAACAAATCCATCATTATTAGAAGCCATGGCTTCTGACTGCTTTATCATAGCCAACGACAACATTTTCAATAAAGCTGTTTTAGGAGCCAACGCACTATATTATCCAAATGAAACCACTATAACAAATCTACTAAATAACATTGATACACTGACACAAACACATAAAAAGACTTTTATTGAAAAGAATCTTGAAGTTATCCGCAAAGAATATTCTTGGGAGAAGCTTGTAGATGAACATGAAAAATATTTCTTTGAATTGCTAAAAAATCAATAA